A stretch of the Panicum virgatum strain AP13 chromosome 9N, P.virgatum_v5, whole genome shotgun sequence genome encodes the following:
- the LOC120691855 gene encoding late embryogenesis abundant protein 17-like yields the protein MASRQNTREARAEAEARRAVEELARARDEHLVQAEVNARSAADEIARSRADHGVAGAAGAGSGILGSVQEGAKSLVSAVGRTFGGAKDAAVDKTSQTAQATADKAREASDSVARKTSETAEATRNKVEEARETKDAAMEKARETKDAVAQKTSETAEATKNKLGEYKDAAAGKARETMDTTAEKAREAKDVTKQKAGEYADATRGTAQEARDRSWATAQTAADKAREMAAGAHDGDKEQAGPGLLGALGNVTGAIKDKLTMGGHGAAGQHDVRLGGDDERAAKERAAEKAASVYFEEKDRALRERAAERVDRCVDKCVEGCAGSTCAHRPGKM from the exons ATGGCGTCGAGGCAGAACACCCGTGAGGCgcgcgccgaggccgaggcgcggcgcgccgtggaggagctggcgcgggcgcgggacGAGCACCTGGTGCAGGCCGAGGTGAACGCCCGCTCGGCGGCCGACGAGATCGCGCGCTCCCGCGCCGACCACGGCGTCgccggggccgccggcgccggcagcggtaTCCTGGGCAGCGTACAGGAGGGTGCCAAGTCCTTGGTGAGCGCCGTGGGCCGCACCTTCGGCGGCGCCAAGGACGCGGCCGTCGACAAGACCTCGCAGACGGCGCAGGCCACCGCCGACAAGGCCCGGGAGGCCAGCGACAGCGTGGCGCGCAAGACGAGCGAGACGGCAGAGGCCACCCGGAACAaggtggaggaggcgcgggAGACCAAGGACGCCGCCATGGAGAAGGCACGGGAGACTAAGGACGCCGTGGCGCAGAAGACGAGCGAGACCGCGGAGGCCACCAAGAACAAGCTCGGGGAGTACAAGGACGCGGCGGCCGGGAAGGCGCGGGAGACCATGGACACCACCGCCGAGAAGGCGAGGGAGGCCAAGGACGTCACCAAGCAGAAGGCCGGCGAGTACGCCGACGCTACCCGCGGGACCGCGCAGGAGGCAAGGGACAGGTCCTGGGCCACCGCGCAGACCGCCGCCGACAAGGCCAGGGagatggccgccggcgcccacgaCGGCGACAA GGAGCAAGCAGGACCAGGTCTGCTGGGCGCGCTCGGGAACGTGACGGGCGCGATCAAGGATAAGCTGACGATGGGCGGCCACGGAGCGGCGGGGCAGCACGACGTCCGGctgggcggcgacgacgagcgcGCGGCGAAGGAGCGTGCCGCGGAGAAGGCGGCGTCGGTGTACTTCGAGGAGAAGGACCGGGCGCTCCgggagcgcgcggcggagcgggtggACCGGTGCGTGGACAAGTGCGTGGAGGGGTGCGCCGGATCGACCTGCGCGCACCGCCCCGGCAAGATGTGA